The Stomoxys calcitrans chromosome 3, idStoCalc2.1, whole genome shotgun sequence genome includes a region encoding these proteins:
- the LOC106083710 gene encoding AP-2 complex subunit alpha: MAPVRGDGMRGLAVFISDIRNCKSKEAEVKRINKELANIRSKFKGDKTLDGYQKKKYVCKLLFIFLLGHDIDFGHMEAVNLLSSNKYSEKQIGYLFISVLVNTNSDLIRLIIQSIKNDLQSRNPVHVNLALQCIANIGSRDMAESFSNEIPKLLVSGDTMDVVKQSAALCLLRLFRSSPDIIPGGEWTSRIIHLLNDQHMGVVTAATSLIDALVKRNPDEYKGCVNLAVSRLSRIVTASYTDLQDYTYYFVPAPWLSVKLLRLLQNYNPVTEEPGVRARLNETLETILNKAQEPPKSKKVQHSNAKNAVLFEAINLIIHSDSEPNLLVRACNQLGQFLSNRETNLRYLALESMCHLATSEFSHEEVKKHQEVVILSMKMEKDVSVRQMAVDLLYAMCDRSNAEEIVQEMLNYLETADYSIREEMVLKVAILAEKYATDFTWYVDVILNLIRIAGDYVSEEVWYRVIQIVINREEVQGYAAKTVFEALQAPACHENMVKVGGYILGEFGNLIAGDSRSAPLVQFKLLHSKYHLCSPMTRALLLSTYIKFINLFPEIRTNIQEVFRQHSNLRSADAELQQRASEYLQLSIVASTDVLATVLEEMPSFPERESSILAVLKKKKPGRVPENEIRESKSPAPAAVQNNTHAATNHKVNSNANADLLGLSTPPANNAVNNSGGTLIDVLGDIYGSANNNTAIYNTKKFLFKNNGVLFENEMLQIGVKSEFRQNLGRLGLFYGNKTQIPLTNFTPVLQWDPENALKLNVQMKPVEPTLEAGAQIQQLLTAECIEDYLDSPTIEVNFRYNGVQQKFNIKLPLTINKFFEPTEMNADSFFARWKNLSGEQQRAQKVFKAQQPLDLAGARNKLMGFGMQLLDSVDPNPDNMVCAGIIHTQSQQVGCLLRLEPNKQAQMFRLTIRASKESVTREICDLLSDQF, encoded by the exons ATGGCACCTGTGCGGGGAGATGGTATGCGCGGTCTGGCGGTTTTTATATCGGACATAAGAAACT gTAAAAGTAAAGAAGCGGAAGTAAAAAGAATCAATAAAGAGCTGGCCAATATACGTAGCAAATTTAAAGGTGACAAAACGCTGGACGGGTATCAGAAAAAGAAATATGTGTGTAAACTGTTATTCATATTTCTACTGGGGCATGATATAGATTTTGGTCATATGGAAGCTGTTAATTTGTTGTCATCCAACAAATACTCGGAAAAGCAAATT ggttATTTGTTTATATCGGTTTTGGTTAACACCAATAGCGACTTGATACGTTTGATAATTCAATCGAtcaaaaatgatttgcaatctcGTAATCCGGTACATGTTAACTTGGCATTACAATGCATTGCCAATATTGGTAGTCGCGACATGGCCGAGTCATTCTCCAATGAAATACCAAAATTATTGGTTTCTGG cgATACAATGGATGTGGTGAAGCAGTCCGCCGCTCTCTGTCTTTTGCGTTTGTTCCGTTCGAGTCCTGACATTATCCCTGGCGGAGAGTGGACATCGCGCATTATACACTTGTTAAACGATCAGCATATGGGTGTGGTAACTGCAGCAACTTCTTTGATTGATGCTTTGGTCAAACGCAATCCCGATGAGTACAAGGGTTGTGTGAATTTGGCCGTTTCTCGTCTGTCTCGTATTGTGACAGCCAGCTACACAGATTTACAGGATTACACTTATTATTTCGTGCCAGCTCCTTGGCTTTCCGTTAAGTTGTTGCGTTTGCTACAGAACTACAATCCAGTAACTGAAGAACCCGGCGTTCGTGCACGCCTTAATGAAACTCTAGAGACTATTTTGAATAAGGCTCAAGAACCGCCAAAGAGCAAAAAAGTTCAGCATTCGAATGCTAAAAATGCTGTTCTCTTTGAAGCCATAAATCTAATCATACACAGTGACAGTGAACCGAATTTGCTGGTGCGTGCTTGTAATCAATTGGGCCAATTTTTGAGCAATCGCGAAACCAATTTACGTTATTTGGCTTTAGAATCTATGTGCCATTTGGCCACATCCGAATTTTCACACGAGGAAGTGAAGAAACATCAGGAAGTTGTTATACTTTCCATGAAG ATGGAAAAAGACGTTTCAGTTCGCCAAATGGCTGTTGATTTGCTTTATGCCATGTGTGATCGTAGCAATGCAGAGGAAATTGTCCAAGAAATGTTAAATTATTTGGAAACAGCCGACTATTCCATACGCGAGGAAATGGTATTAAAGGTTGCCATATTAGCTGAAAAATATGCCACAGATTTCACATG GTATGTTGATGTAATTCTCAATCTCATTCGTATTGCCGGTGACTATGTATCAGAAGAGGTCTGGTATCGTGTCATTCAAATCGTTATTAATCGCGAAGAAGTACAGGGCTACGCTGCTAAGACGGTTTTCGAAGCTCTCCAGGCACCAGCTTGTCACGAAAACATGGTCAAGGTTGGCGGCTATATATTAGGCGAATTCGGTAACTTAATTGCAGGCGATTCTCGTTCCGCCCCATTGGTACAATTCAAGTTGTTACATTCGAAATATCATCTATGTTCACCAATGACCAGAGCCTTGCTATTGTCTACATacattaaatttattaatttgttcCCCGAGATACGTACCAACATCCAAGAAGTATTCCGTCAACATAGTAACTTGCGCTCAGCAGATGCTGAGCTACAACAGAGGGCTAGCGAATATTTGCAATTGAGTATTGTGGCTTCCACAGATGTACTGGCTACTGTCTTGGAAGAGATGCCTTCTTTCCCCGAGAGAGAGAGTTCGATATTGGCAGtgttaaagaagaagaagcctGGTCGGGTACCAGAGAATGAGATAAGGGAATCGAAGAGTCCAGCTCCAGCAGCTGTGCAAAATAATACTCATGCTGCTACCAATCATAA AGTGAATAGCAATGCTAATGCAGATCTATTGGGATTAAGTACACCACCGGCGAATAATGCCGTCAACAATAGCGGTGGCACATTAATCGATGTCTTGGGCGATATCTATGGCAGTGCCAATAACAATACagcaatttacaataccaaaaagTTCCTCTTCAAGAACAATggtgttttgtttgaaaatgaGATGCTACAAATCGGCGTTAAAAGTGAATTCAGACAAAATCTTGGACGTCTTGGTTTATTTTATGGCAATAAAACTCAAATTCCTTTAACG AATTTCACTCCTGTCCTACAATGGGACCCAGAAAATGCTTTAAAACTGAACGTTCAAATGAAACCCGTTGAACCCACCTTAGAAGCTGGTGCACAAATCCAACAATTACTAACAGCTGAATGCATAGAAGACTATTTGGATTCTCCCACAATCGAGGTGAATTTCCGCTACAATGGTGTACAACAAAAGTTCAATATTAAGCTGCCATTGACCATCAATAAGTTCTTCGAACCGACGGAAATGAATGCAGATTCATTCTTTGCTCGATGGAAAAATTTAAGTGG CGAACAACAAAGAGCTCAAAAAGTATTCAAAGCCCAGCAACCTTTGGATTTGGCCGGTGCTCGAAACAAACTCATGGGCTTTGGCATGCAATTGCTGGATAGTGTGGATCCAAATCCCGATAACATGGTGTGTGCGGGTATCATACACACACAGTCACAACAAGTGGGCTGTTTGCTAAGACTGGAGCCCAACAAACAAGCACAG ATGTTCCGCTTGACAATACGTGCCAGCAAAGAAAGTGTTACAAGAGAAATCTGCGATTTGTTATCAGACCAATTTTAA
- the LOC106092588 gene encoding DNA-directed RNA polymerase I subunit RPA2: MKLYPELTNSRPEFRIIPEKLNEHLHALGAPHLDSFNELLEYGLANISKRMTPCSFMTPAGEKIELYIQDIQISKPQVPLSVIDVKERKIFPTEARQLHQSYCGMCAVKVGWNVDGMEKAPINVELGEIPIMLKSNACHLGNLKPEEMIKRGEHDSEWGGIFVIKGNEKIIRMLLMSRRNYPIAIKRSTWKNRGANFSELGIMIRSVRDDETSYNNVLHYLNNGTCKLMFSNLKFMAYVPVCLIIKCLVDYTDEEIYMRLIRGYEHDQYFLSCVQQMLRDVHAEGLHTSGQCKDYLGQIFRSRFPELPSWKTNAEVTEFIMDQRILVHLETSKEKFDLIVFMIQKLYQCVQGDAKIENVDSVMMQEVLTSGNLYQKFLADRIDLWLQYAKKTLLKKLNTPDALISSNILSTVLRSSGGISRAMESFLATGNAPSRSGLGLMQSSGLVVMAENINRMRYMSHFRAVHRGSFFTTMRTTEARQLLPDAWGFICPVHTPDGTPCGLLNHLTVTCRISKIPDKQLVENIPKTLVDMGMIPVDSDFKDPDSKQFVVFLEGKLLGFIRQADANKIVDNLRILKINGQLPEMMEIAYIPYKKKGQFPGLFLFVGPARLMRPVRNLALNKIEFIGSLEQVYMEIAIDAKEVYPNFTTHMELSKTDFLSNLANLIPMPDYNQSPRNMYQCQMGKQTMGTPCLNWSKQAANKLYRLQTPGAPLFRPVHHDNIRLDDFAMGTNAVVAVISYTGYDMEDAMIINKSAHERGFAYGSIYKSKFLEMRGTSYFARNPNVPELSKLLDNDGLPHPGTQLCYGNPFYSYYDTEESIYKVVKVDEKEDCIVDSVRYCGNFKPNAPRMVCVTLRIPRPPTIGDKFASRAGQKGICSQKYPAEDLPFSETGLIPDIVFNPHGFPSRMTIAMMIETMAGKSGALHGLVHDATPFRFSEKHTAIDYFGKLLEAGGYNYYGTERLYSGVDGREMKADIFFGIVHYQRLRHMVFDKWQVRSTGPVDAITQQPIKGRKRGGGVRFGEMERDALISHGAAFLLQDRLFHNSDKTHSLVCNKCGSILAPLKKIVKRSQNTGKLQSVPDTCRLCGDGAGVGYIEIPYSFKYLVTELSSVNINARFKLMEI; this comes from the exons atgaaattataTCCAGAATTAACTAATTCAAGACCTGAATTTCGGATTATTCCCGAAAAACTGAATGAG CATTTACATGCCTTGGGTGCTCCCCACTTGGATTCCTTTAATGAACTTCTTGAATATGGTCTCGCCAATATCTCAAAACGTATGACGCCCTGCAGTTTTATGACACCAGCTGGGGAGAAAATTGAGTTGTATATCCAAGATATACAAATATCCAAACCACAAGTACCTCTGTCTGTGATCGACGTAAAGGAACGTAAAATTTTTCCCACTGAAGCTAGGCAATTGCATCAATCGTATTGTGGAATGTGTGCCGTGAAAGTGGGATGGAATGTTGATGGTATGGAAAAGGCACCAATAAATGTAGAATTGGGCGAAATTCCCATTATGTTAAAATCGAATGCCTGCCATTTGGGCAACCTGAAACCTGAAGAAATGATCAAACGCGGCGAACATGACTCCGAGTGGGGCGGTATATTTGTTATCAAAGGAAATGAGAAGATCATACGCATGTTACTTATGAGCCGACGAAATTATCCCATTGCCATCAAAAGAAGTACGTGGAAAAATCGGGGTGCCAACTTTAGTGAACTGGGCATTATGATACGCTCTGTGCGTGACGACGAAACCTCATACAACAATGTTTTGCATTACCTGAATAATGGCACTTGCAAATTAATGTTTTCCAATTTGAAATTTATGGCCTATGTGCCAGTGTGTTTGATCATTAAATGTTTGGTTGACTATACAGATGAGGAGATCTATATGCGTTTGATACGGGGCTACGAACATGATCAATACTTTTTGAGTTGTGTGCAGCAAATGTTGCGCGATGTACATGCTGAAGGTTTACACACTTCGGGGCAATGCAAGGATTATTTGGGACAAATCTTTCGTTCACGATTTCCAGAACTACCAAGTTGGAAAACAAATGCAGAAGTTACGGAGTTTATAATGGATCAAAGGATACTCGTACATTTGGAAACATCGAAGgaaaaatttgatttgattgtCTTTATGATTCAAAAGCTGTATCAATGTGTTCAAGGCGATGCAAAAATTGAGAATGTGGATTCAGTAATGATGCAGGAGGTATTAACATCAG gAAATCTCTACCAAAAATTCCTAGCTGATCGCATTGACCTATGGCTGCAATATGCCAAAAAGACATTGCTTAAAAAACTCAATACCCCAGATGCCTTGATAAGTTCGAATATATTATCAACGGTATTGCGTAGTTCCGGTGGTATAAGTCGTGCCATGGAATCTTTTTTGGCCACAGGTAATGCACCGTCCCGCAGTGGTCTAGGTCTTATGCAAAGTTCCGGCTTGGTTGTTATGGCTGAAAATATTAATCGAATGCGTTATATGTCACATTTTCGCGCTGTTCACAGAGGCTCCTTCTTTACCACAATGCGAACGACTGAGGCTCGTCAATTGCTGCCCGATGCTTGGGGATTTATATGTCCTGTGCACACACCTGATGGTACACCATGTGGTTTATTGAATCATTTGACGGTAACTTGCAGAATTTCCAAAATTCCTGACAAACAATTGGTAGAG AATATACCAAAAACTCTTGTGGACATGGGCATGATACCGGTTGACTCGGATTTCAAAGATCCCGACAGCAAACAGTTTGTTGTATTTTTGGAGGGCAAGCTTTTAGGTTTTATTCGCCAGGCGGATGCTAACAAAATTGTAGataatttaagaattttaaaaatcaatGGCCAACTACCAGAAATGATGGAAATCGCTTATATACCCTATAAGAAAAAGGGTCAATTTCCTggactttttttgtttgtaggacCAGCAAGGCTAATGCGTCCAGTTAGAAATTTGGctttaaataaaattgagtTTATTGGCTCCTTGGAGCAGGTATACATGGAGATTGCCATAGATGCCAAAGAAGTATATCCCAACTTTACCACTCATATGGAATTGTccaaaaccgattttctaagTAATTTGGCCAACTTAATTCCCATGCCTGATTACAATCAATCGCCGCG TAATATGTACCAGTGTCAGATGGGTAAACAAACTATGGGCACACCCTGCTTAAATTGGTCAAAACAGGCCGCTAATAAGCTATACCGTTTACAAACGCCTGGGGCTCCCTTGTTTAGACCGgttcatcatgacaatataCGCCTGGATGATTTCGCCATGGGCACCAATGCAGTGGTTGCTGTTATCTCCTATACAGGCTATGACATGGAAGATGCCATGATTATAAATAAATCTGCCCATGAACGTGGTTTTGCATATGGTTCCATatacaaatcaaaatttctgGAAATGCGAGGTACCAGCTATTTTGCTCGTAATCCCAATGTCCCCGAATTAAGCAAACTATTGGATAATGATGGCTTACCACATCCGGGTACGCAATTGTGTTATGGTAATCCATTTTATAG CTACTATGACACCGAAGAGTCCATATACAAAGTGGTAAAAGTAGATGAAAAGGAAGACTGCATTGTCGATAGTGTTCGCTATTGTGGCAATTTCAAGCCAAATGCTCCGCGTATGGTTTGTGTGACCTTACGAATTCCTCGTCCCCCCACAATTGGTGATAAGTTTGCCTCACGCGCTGGTCAAAAGGGTATTTGCTCACAAAAATATCCGGCCGAAGATTTGCCTTTCAGCGAAACTGGCCTTATTCCTGATATCGTATTCAATCCCCACGGTTTTCCCTCTCGCATGACAATTGCCATGATGATCGAAACAATGGCAGGTAAAAGTGGAGCCTTACATGGTTTGGTGCACGATGCCACACCATTTCGATTTTCGGAAAAACACACTGCCATAGATTACTTTGGCAAATTGCTAGAAGCTGGTGGCTACAATTACTATGGCACAGAGCGTTTGTATTCTGGGGTAGATGGTCGAGAAATGAAGGCTGACATCTTTTTCGGCATTGTCCACTATCAGCGTTTACGTCACATGGTCTTTGACAAATGGCAAGTACGTTCCACCGGCCCTGTGGATGCGATAACTCAACAACCCATCAAGGGTCGTAAACGTGGTGGTGGTGTGCGTTTTGGTGAAATGGAACGCGATGCTTTGATATCCCACGGTGCCGCATTTCTTTTGCAAGATCGTCTCTTTCACAATTCGGACAAAACTCATTCTTTGGTCTGCAATAAATGTGGCAGCATTTTGGCACCTctgaaaaaaatagtaaaacgtTCACAAAACACTGGCAAATTGCAATCAGTGCCGGACACTTGCCGTTTGTGTGGCGATGGTGCGGGCGTGGGTTATATTGAAATTCCATACTCATTCAAGTACTTGGTAACCGAACTGAGTTCGGTTAACATAAATGCCAGATTTAAATTGATGGAAATTTAA